A window from Panulirus ornatus isolate Po-2019 chromosome 29, ASM3632096v1, whole genome shotgun sequence encodes these proteins:
- the LOC139757974 gene encoding uncharacterized protein, with product MVDDSTLPAISKFTYLQALLEGEAKSVIQGLSLTAVNYAVACKLLKERYGKPERIIFAHIQALLGLSLPFKPQGSTTYVSALRKLQDDLLIHIRSLEALGVSGSEFGLFPTPVILSRLPSDIRLEWSREGSGHERDLAWLLDFLRKEIERRERSDSFKDVTTAAGTDGRSVRESERRKKSPSSAFALQTVSETYSGGV from the exons atggtagacgactctactctaccagccatcagcaagttcacctatctgcaggccttattggaaggtgaggccaagtctgtcatccaaggcttgtcacttactgcagttaattatgctgtggcctgtaagctgttgaaggagcggtatgggaagccagagaggattatcttcgctcacattcaagctcttcttggcttgagcctgccgttcaagcctcaaggatctacgacttatgtgtccgccttgaggaagctgcaggatgacctcctgatccacatcaggagtttggaggcactgggggtaagtggcagtgagtttggcctcttccccaccccagtgattttgtctcgtctgccgagcgacatccgtttggagtggtcgagggaaggatcgggccacgaaagggatctcgcatggctgctggattttcttaggaaggagattgagcgccgtgaacgttcagactcctttaaggacgtgactactgctgcagggacagacggccgcagtgtgagggagtctgagagaagaaagaagtctcctagttctgcatttgctcttcagacagtctcagagacatattcag gaggagtatga